The Caproicibacterium amylolyticum genome includes the window TGCCGGCGCGTACCCGCAAAGTATTCCGCAAGCTGCTCTGCCGCCGCTTTCAGCAGCGGCGTTTCCTGTTTGGCACTGGCCGGAGGAACAAAGTCACTGCTGCCGAAAATATCTGTTATACCGCTTCCATTTTCCGCAATCCACAACATTCCCACCGGAGAAGAATAAGGCCAATAAGCTTTCAAATTTCCACCTGCTTTCGTACATTCAGCATACCATATTTTTACCCGCACGAAAAGGACTGTATCCTGCAAATCTATTCAACAAATATATTCATTTGCCAAATTTCAGAAAAAAGGATATACTAAAATATAAGTAGAAGTTTTCCAGGGGGAAATGTATGAAGAAACAACGGAAGAAAGCCGGATTGGGGTTTATCTCCACTTTAACACTTCTATTCATAGTATTGAAATTAACCGGACTGGTTCACTGGCCCTGGATATGGGTGTTGAGCCCTGTTTGGATTTCCGGAGTACTGGCAATCGCTGCATTTTCAATAATCCTGATTGTCGGCAGAATAAAAAAAGGCAAATGGTAACCCTTCCACAAAACGCAAAACTGGCAGGTATCTTAAAACGGATACCTGCCAGTTTTTATGTTTACCGCTCTACGCGGTCACGAATCACTTTAAACACTTGAATCAGCAGCGTCGGTGCAAACGCAAGCAAAACGATCTGCATCACGTGTTCCCCGGTCAGCGGAGCCACCAGGAAAAGTCCCTCCAGTGCCGGAACAAACAAAACCAGCGCCAGCAGACCTACTCCGGCGAAGAATGCCAGCAGGGAGAATGGATTGGAGGTAAACTTCAGGCGGAAAATAGAGCCGCGGCCGCGGCAGTTAAAGCCGTGGAACAGCCGTGCCAGTGTGAGCGTTGCAAATGCCATCGTGCTGGCAAGTGCCGCACCGCCCGCACCGTATCCACTGTAAAACGCGAGCATAACAGCTACGGCAATCAGCAGCCCCTGTCCAAAAATTTTCAGAAGCAGGCTGCGGTTCAGGATGGACTCCTTCGGGTCGCGCGGCTTTTGGTCAAGCAGGCCGCGGCGGGCAGGCTCCATGCCGATGGCAATCGCAGGCAGGCTGTCCGTCAGCAGATTGATAAAAAGCAGATGCACCGGCGCAAACGGAACCGGCAGCATCATGAAGGAAGTGAACAGTACACACAGAATGGCAGACATATTGCCGGAAAGCAGGAACTTGATTGCATTTTTGATATTCGCAAAAACGCTTCTGCCGTTCACCACTGCTTTCACGATGGTTGCAAAGTTGTCGTCCGAAAGGATCATGGAAGCAGCGTCTTTGCTGACCTCTGTGCCGGTAATGCCCATGGCAACGCCGATGTCTGCCTGCTTGAGCGCAGGTGCATCATTCACGCCGTCACCGGTCATGGACACAATACATCCGCGCCGCTGCCATGCGGTTACGATTCGAATTTTATGTTCCGGGGAAACACGCGCGTAAACCGCAATGTTCTGCAGCTTTTCGTCCAGTTCGCCGTCCGTCATGCCATCCAGCTCCGTGCCGTCGACGGCAATGTCGCCGTCTTCAAAGATGCCAATCTGCTTCGCAATGGCGGAAGCTGTCACCTTGTGGTCGCCGGTAATCATGACGGTGCGGATACCCGCGCGCTTTGCGTCTGCAACCGCCTGCACAGATTCTTCACGCGGCGGGTCAATCATGGAAATGAGGCCAATAAACGTAAAGTCCTGTTCATCGTCAAAGGTCAGGCCGCGCACCTCCGGCAGTTCCCGGCAGGCAAAGGCAAGCACACGCAGCCCCTGCTCGGAAAGCTCGTGGTTTACCCGCAGAATTTCGGTGCGTTCTTCGTCTGTCATCGGCACAACACCCGCACTGGTAAACAGGTGCGTAGAACGCTGCAGCAGTACATCAATGGCGCCCTTTGTCAGCAGGGTCGCTTTGCCCTCTATCCAGTGCAGGGTGCTCATCAGCTTGCGGTCAGAGTCAAACGCCAGCTCTTTCAGACGCGGATGCTGCTCACGATAAGTGGTTTCCTCCACACCGAACAGGCCGCCAAGCTGAACCAGTGCTACTTCTGTCGGGTCACCAATGGAAGCGCCGGTTGCTTCGTCAAACGTTGCGTCACTTGCCAGCAGCGCTGTTTTCAGCAGCAGGCGCTGCGGGTCATTGGCAAGTTCAAGGTCCTTGCCGTCCAGCATGGCGTGGTCAGCGTAAATCTGCTGTACACGCATCCGGTTCTGTGTTAAAGTACCGGTCTTATCCGAGCAGATAACCGAAACCGAGCCGAGCGTTTCCACCGCTTTCAGGTCTTTAATAATGGCGTGCTGCTTTGCCATTTTCTGCGTACCGACTGCCTGTACAATCGTAACGATAGAGGAAAGTGCCTCCGGAATTGCCGCAACCGCCAGCGCAACAGCAAACATCAGGGAGTCGAGGATCGGCATACCGGAACGGAATACTGACAGCAGAAACACCACCGCACTGATGGCCATAATGACAATAGAAAGCTTTTTGCTGAAATCGTCCAAGCTTTTCTGCAGCGGTGTGCGGCGCTGCTGTGTCTGGTTCATCAGGGAAGCAATTTTGCCCAGTTCGGTATGCATTCCCGTGCCGGTCACAATCACCGAGGCACGCCCGTAAGTAACTAGGGAACCGGAAAACACCATGTTTTTCCGGTCACCCAAAGCTACTTTTTCCGCCTGCAGCGGTTCCGTGGATTTTTCCACATCCACACTTTCACCGGTCAGGGAACTTTCATTGACTTTCAGTGAAAAGTTTTCAAACACACGCCCGTCCGCAACAACCATATCGCCCGCTTCCAGCAGAACCATGTCGCCGGGTACAATCTGTTCGGATGGGATTTCAATGCGTGTACCGTCCCGCAGCACCTTTGCCGTTGGAGTAGACATTGCTTTCAGACCTGCCAGCGACTTTTCCGCCTTGACATACTGCACCGTTCCCAGAACCGCATTTAAAATCAACACGGCAAAAATAACGATGGTGCTTTCCGCCTGACCGGAAATCATGGAAATGATGGCCGCAACCGCAAGAATGGCAACCAGCAGATCTTTAAACTGCTCCAAAAACACCACGAACGTGCTTTTTCGTTTGCCCTCGTCCAGCTTATTCGCTCCGTACTGCGCAAGCCGCTCCGCTGCCTGCGCGGCAGTAAGGCCCTGCGGGTCTGTCTTTTCTCTCTGCATGGTTTCCTGCACAGAAAGGCTGTAAAAATTGTCTGCCATTTGATACGCTCCTTTTTTTACCGCGTGCGGCAGGCAACAAAAAAAGACTTATCGCCAACCGTTCACGCAAAGATGAACAGTCATCGAAAAGTCTTGTTACCGAAATCGGCACACACCGCCAGGCTGTAAAGCCGAGATGTTGGCGGCATGTTTTCAAACTACTCCCTTTAAGAAGACAAGAGTTATTATACGGTAATTTTCGGTTCCTGTCAAGGCAGCATTCCGGCACACTGCGATCCTGCTGTTTTCTGTGCGTTAAAATCCGCAAAGACCTGAACTTCTGCATAGTTAACAGTATTCCCACCGCGTTGACCTTCTATACAAAGAACTTGCTCACTGCCCGGCGGAAGCGGCACCCGACTCCGGCACTGCAGTAATACCGCCGTCCTGCTGCGGGGCACTCTGCTCCGGGGCACTTTCCTGCTGCTGCGGTTCACTGGAAGCAGGCGCTTCCGGTGCGGTGCTTTCCTTGGCAGGCGCTTCACTTGCCTGCTGCCGGCTTTCGGCTGCCGGTTTGCTTTCCTGTGCGGGCTGCTGTACCGGTGCCTGCTGTTCTTCTTTGCTCTCAGCCGGAACAGGTGCTGCGGCGTTGCCGTTGTTTTCGTCATTGCCGCCCTGCTGCGGTGCCTGACTCTGCGCGGCTGTGGAAGAAGAAGCAGCAGAGGACACAACGGAAGAAGCCGAATCCTGTGCCACACTGCAGGAACGCCCAATCACAACAATCAGCAGCACTGCCACTGCCAGCGCAGCAATAACGCCCGCTATCCAGAGCGGCCGACTGCCGCTGCCGGGGTCTTTGGCCGGAGGCTGATCCTCGTAATAATTCGTATCATCCTCATAAGGATAGTCAGACTGCGGCTGCTCCAAATCGTACTGGGCGGTGTCCTGCGGCACATTAAAGCCGTCCTCCTGATAATCCTGTGAATTGTAATCTATTTCATTTGTTGGAAAATAATCGGTTTTGTCCAAATCCTCCCGCGGGATATACTGTGTTTCATTCATATCGTCGCGGTTTCGTCTGCCTCGGCTCACTGCGGATACACTCCCTTGTATTTGCATTTCTTTGACAGTATACCACAAATACTTGGAAAATAAAAATCCACAAAGGACTTGACAGGCTGTAAATACTGTGTATACTGTGTATGTACAGTGATGAACAGAAGGAGGCAGTATTTTGGAGATCCTGATCAGCACCGCAAAAGGCCAGCCGATTTACAACCAAATCTATGCACAAATTAAGGCCGGCATTCTTTCCGGACAGCTTCATGAAGGGGACCTGCTTCCCTCTATCCGGGCGCTTGCAAAAGACCTGCGCATCAGTGTGATTACAACCAAGCGTGCTTACGATGAACTGGAGCAGGACGGCTTTCTTTACACCGTTGCCGGCAAGGGCTGCTTTGTTGCCAAAAAGAACACTGAGCGCATCCGGGAGGAAAATCTGAAGCAGATTGAAGAGCTGATGCTCCAAATTGCCCCGCTGGCTGCTTCCTGTGGCCTGACAACTGATGATTTAACTGAAATGTACCGTGTTTTAATAAAGGAGGAGTAAACAATGAACGCAATCGAAATTAAGAACCTGAGCAAACACTACAAAGATTTTTCTCTGGACAATGTCAGCTTTAACCTGCCATCAGGCTGCATTCTCGGTCTAATCGGTGAAAATGGTGCCGGTAAAAGCACCACCATCCGCATGATTATGAATGCTGCCCGCCGGGACAGCGGCGAAATCAACGTTCTCGGCAAAAACAATCTTTCTCCCGAATTTGAGGCAGTCAAACAGGAGATCGGTGTTGTGCTGGATGAGGCAAACTTCCCGGAAATGCTGACCGCAAAGCAGGTAAACAATGTGATGAAGTACACCTTTACCAACTGGGATGAGCTCCTGTACTTTGACTACCTAAAGAAATTTTCTCTGCCGGAAAAGAAAGCCTTTAAGGACTTTTCCCGCGGCATGAAAATGAAGCTTGCCATTGCCGTTGCGCTTTCGCACCACCCCAAGCTGCTGGTTTTGGATGAAGCCACCGGCGGACTTGACCCAATCGTCCGCGATGAAATTCTGGATATTTTCAACGACTTCACCCGTCGGGATGAACAGCATTCGATTCTCATGTCTTCCCATATCGTAAGTGATTTGGAAAAGTTGTGTGATTACATTGCGTTCCTGCACGAAGGCAAGCTGCTGTTCTGTGAGGAAAAAGACCGCCTGCTGGAAACCTATGGTGTTCTGCACTGCAGTAAAGAAGAGCTTTCCGCACTGCCGCGTTCTGTCATTCAGGGCGGTACCCGTTCCTCCAACTACGGCGGTGTGGAAGCGCTGGTCCTGCGCAAAAAAGTACCTGCCAACTTAAAAGTAGACTATGCCAATATTGAAGACATTATCTTATTCCTTGCCAAAAAGGAGCATCTGAAATGAAAGGTTTACTACTGAAGGACTGGTATATTCTTTGCAGTAAATTTAAAATTTTGCTGTTTTTAATGCTGCTGTTTGCTGCTGTTCCCAATGGTCCGATGATTTCGTTTGCTGTTATTTACGGAGCCATGTTCCCTGCCTCCATTATGACCTGCGATGAGCGGTCTAAGTGGGATAAACTGGCGCGCACCATGCCTTACCGACCCATAGATTCTACTCTGACAAAGTACATTTTGGGCTATGCTTTCATGTGCTTGCCTGCACTTCTTAGCACACTTAGCACCATGCTGATAGGGCCGCTGACAGGTCAGTCAATCGCACTGTCGGATTATCTGCTGACAAAGCTGATTCCCAGCCTGATTGGCGGCTTTGTGGTACTGGCACTCAGCATGCCGCTGCAGATTCGCCTGGGTGTGGAAAAAGGGCAGATGCTGGTTATGATACTGACCATCGTAATCATGCTGCTGATTTTCTATGCGCTTTCCTCTGA containing:
- a CDS encoding ABC transporter ATP-binding protein, with translation MNAIEIKNLSKHYKDFSLDNVSFNLPSGCILGLIGENGAGKSTTIRMIMNAARRDSGEINVLGKNNLSPEFEAVKQEIGVVLDEANFPEMLTAKQVNNVMKYTFTNWDELLYFDYLKKFSLPEKKAFKDFSRGMKMKLAIAVALSHHPKLLVLDEATGGLDPIVRDEILDIFNDFTRRDEQHSILMSSHIVSDLEKLCDYIAFLHEGKLLFCEEKDRLLETYGVLHCSKEELSALPRSVIQGGTRSSNYGGVEALVLRKKVPANLKVDYANIEDIILFLAKKEHLK
- a CDS encoding GntR family transcriptional regulator, which produces MEILISTAKGQPIYNQIYAQIKAGILSGQLHEGDLLPSIRALAKDLRISVITTKRAYDELEQDGFLYTVAGKGCFVAKKNTERIREENLKQIEELMLQIAPLAASCGLTTDDLTEMYRVLIKEE
- a CDS encoding cation-translocating P-type ATPase, with product MADNFYSLSVQETMQREKTDPQGLTAAQAAERLAQYGANKLDEGKRKSTFVVFLEQFKDLLVAILAVAAIISMISGQAESTIVIFAVLILNAVLGTVQYVKAEKSLAGLKAMSTPTAKVLRDGTRIEIPSEQIVPGDMVLLEAGDMVVADGRVFENFSLKVNESSLTGESVDVEKSTEPLQAEKVALGDRKNMVFSGSLVTYGRASVIVTGTGMHTELGKIASLMNQTQQRRTPLQKSLDDFSKKLSIVIMAISAVVFLLSVFRSGMPILDSLMFAVALAVAAIPEALSSIVTIVQAVGTQKMAKQHAIIKDLKAVETLGSVSVICSDKTGTLTQNRMRVQQIYADHAMLDGKDLELANDPQRLLLKTALLASDATFDEATGASIGDPTEVALVQLGGLFGVEETTYREQHPRLKELAFDSDRKLMSTLHWIEGKATLLTKGAIDVLLQRSTHLFTSAGVVPMTDEERTEILRVNHELSEQGLRVLAFACRELPEVRGLTFDDEQDFTFIGLISMIDPPREESVQAVADAKRAGIRTVMITGDHKVTASAIAKQIGIFEDGDIAVDGTELDGMTDGELDEKLQNIAVYARVSPEHKIRIVTAWQRRGCIVSMTGDGVNDAPALKQADIGVAMGITGTEVSKDAASMILSDDNFATIVKAVVNGRSVFANIKNAIKFLLSGNMSAILCVLFTSFMMLPVPFAPVHLLFINLLTDSLPAIAIGMEPARRGLLDQKPRDPKESILNRSLLLKIFGQGLLIAVAVMLAFYSGYGAGGAALASTMAFATLTLARLFHGFNCRGRGSIFRLKFTSNPFSLLAFFAGVGLLALVLFVPALEGLFLVAPLTGEHVMQIVLLAFAPTLLIQVFKVIRDRVER
- a CDS encoding ABC-2 transporter permease; this encodes MKGLLLKDWYILCSKFKILLFLMLLFAAVPNGPMISFAVIYGAMFPASIMTCDERSKWDKLARTMPYRPIDSTLTKYILGYAFMCLPALLSTLSTMLIGPLTGQSIALSDYLLTKLIPSLIGGFVVLALSMPLQIRLGVEKGQMLVMILTIVIMLLIFYALSSERLNVVFTPSLLLLLGIIVVVLNIFSVFLSIHFYKTKED